CTCGGGACGGGGCAGACCGAGCGCCGCGACCACGTCGGCCGAGTGGGCGTCGCGGACGACGAGCGGCACCCCGGCGAGCACACGGCGTGCCAGGCGCTGGTTCACGGCGCCGTCGAGCGGGCCGACACCGAGGCCGAGTCCGCGCACCGGGACGCTCAGCGCCCGCGCCGCAAGGACGCGGGCCAGGTGGCGCCCGGGGTTCAGCGGCGAGCTGTCGTCCTGGAGGAGACCACCCGGTCCGAAGATCAGGCCGTCGGCGTCGCGCAGCGCACGCAAGAGGCGGTCCGGCCGGCGCTCCGGGACGGCCTCGAGCCCGTGGTCGCGCCGCGTCTCGGGTGCATCGACGGAGATGGGGAGGAGCTCGGCGCCCACCGGCTCCAGGAGCCGCCGGAGGGCGTCCAGGAGGAGCTCGTCGCCGAGGTTGGTCGAACCCGTCCAGCCGGCGACGACGAGGCGGGGACCGCCGCTCAGAAGACCACCGTCGGCGGGACGGTGCGCGGGTTGCGCCATGTGGCGGGATCGAGCGCGACGCGGTGCAGGAACGTGACCGCCTCCCCACGGGTGACCGCGGCGTCCGGCGCGAAGTCGCGGCTCCCACCGACCCCGGTCGTCACCTCGTGGAACGCTGCCCAGCGCACGGGGGCCTCGTAGAACGCACCGCCGACCGTGTCGCGGAAGCCGTGGGGGCGGTAGGGCGCCGCCTGGCCCGCGTAGCGCCACAGGAACGTCACGAGCTCCGCTCGGCTCACCGGCGCCTCGGGACGGAACTCGTTCGTGCCCGCGTACCCCTGGGTGACACCGGTGGACCGGGCCCAGGCGACCGCTGGGGCGTAGAACGCCGACGACCGCACGTCGGCGAAGCCCGCACCGCCGCCGGTCGACGGCCGTCCCGCCAGGCGCCACAGGAACGTGACGACCTCGCCTCGGGTGACCGCGCCCGCGGGCTCGAAGCGGTTCGATCCCGCGACGCCCGTCGTCACCCCCTCCGACCGGGCCCATCGCACGCCGGGCTCGAAGAACGCCCCTGCCGAGACGTCGACGAACCCGTGCGGACCGGCGGCCGCCTTCGGGACGGCGGCGTTCGAGCGAGCCGAGGCGAGCACCGCGCCGTCGCCGTCGAGCACCTCGACGAGGTACCAGACCGGCCGACGGTTCGCGAGCCCCGTGAACGTGTGCGTCGACGCGTCGGGCGGCAGGTCGAGGGCGGCGGACCCGTCGCTCGGTGTGACGCGCACGCCGGCGGCACCGCCGTCGGCGGCCACGAGGTTCGCCCACCGGACCGTGATCCGGCCGGGGCCGGCCGTGGCACGGGCGCAGCCGACGCGCCGCGGCACCTCGCACAGCGCCCGATCGACCCGCACCAGCGAGTAGGCCCGGGGCGCGTACGGGTCGGCGACCGGGAGCCCGGAGTCACGCAGGCGCGCCTCCATCGCCGCGACGTCGAGGCCCGGCTCGGCCTCGCGGAGGAGGGCCATCGCCCCCGCCACGTGCGGCGCCGCCATCGAGGTGCCCGCGTCCCGGCGCAGCCCCCCGCCGACGTCCGCCGATTCGATTCCGGTGGACGGATTCGCAGCGCCAGGAGCTACGAGCGAGACCTTTTCAGAGCGCAGCGAGAACTGCGCCATTCCACCCGAGGTATAGGTGGCTCCGATTGGCGTCGCAGCAGAGAAGCACGCCGGGGCCTGGATTCCGTAGGCGAAGCCGACTGGTCCGTTTCCGGCAGCGACCACCAGCGCCGTACCCGAGCTGCGGAGCTGGTTGAACACAGGCACCAGGGGGTCCACCGAGCCCAACAGGCGATCACAGTGCCCTCGGCTGACCAGCGCATCGAAGCCAAGCGAGAGATTGACCGCCACGGTGTCACCGGGCCAGTTCTGTCGGTTGTCTCTCACCCACTCGAGCGCCGACCGGATATCTGCGGAGGAGCCGCGCAGAATTGGGGCGCCGTTCCTATCAACACCGACGGAGAACACGCGAACCGACACGAGGTTCGCCCCTGGAGCCACGCCGCGCGGCGCATCGCGACCGACGGCGATGGCCGCCACGTGTGTACCGTGCGCACAATCGGGGTGAGCCGCCGGATCGCAGTGAAGTCCAGAACCCTCGCCAAACGGATCGTCCCGACAGTCGTCGGCAAAGCACGCCTCCGCCACGAGGCTTTCTTGGAGGCTCGGGTGCGTCACGTCGACGCCGGTGTCGATCACCACGATGGTGGAGCCCGATCCGTCGAAACCGATCGCGCCACCGACGTCAGCAGCCCCGATAGCTCTCACCGACTCGCTCAAGGAGAGCACGAGCTCGCGATTGGGAGATACCGATGCCACCAGCCCGGACCGCTGGAGGGCAGCGAGCTCGGCGTCGTCGACGTCGACCGCCACCCAGGTGCCATCGGCGCCGACCCGGTCGACCGTCGGCTCGGCGGCCCCGCCGTCGGGCGCCGCAGGGCTGCCGGCGAGACCGGCGACGAGCGCCGCACCGTCGACGTCGGACGCGTCGACCGGCCCCGGACCGGCGAGGTGCGGGGCGAGGTCGGCCACGGTGACCCCGGGCGCGAGGTCGACGATCACGGAG
This portion of the Actinomarinicola tropica genome encodes:
- a CDS encoding S8 family peptidase, with protein sequence MIVDLAPGVTVADLAPHLAGPGPVDASDVDGAALVAGLAGSPAAPDGGAAEPTVDRVGADGTWVAVDVDDAELAALQRSGLVASVSPNRELVLSLSESVRAIGAADVGGAIGFDGSGSTIVVIDTGVDVTHPSLQESLVAEACFADDCRDDPFGEGSGLHCDPAAHPDCAHGTHVAAIAVGRDAPRGVAPGANLVSVRVFSVGVDRNGAPILRGSSADIRSALEWVRDNRQNWPGDTVAVNLSLGFDALVSRGHCDRLLGSVDPLVPVFNQLRSSGTALVVAAGNGPVGFAYGIQAPACFSAATPIGATYTSGGMAQFSLRSEKVSLVAPGAANPSTGIESADVGGGLRRDAGTSMAAPHVAGAMALLREAEPGLDVAAMEARLRDSGLPVADPYAPRAYSLVRVDRALCEVPRRVGCARATAGPGRITVRWANLVAADGGAAGVRVTPSDGSAALDLPPDASTHTFTGLANRRPVWYLVEVLDGDGAVLASARSNAAVPKAAAGPHGFVDVSAGAFFEPGVRWARSEGVTTGVAGSNRFEPAGAVTRGEVVTFLWRLAGRPSTGGGAGFADVRSSAFYAPAVAWARSTGVTQGYAGTNEFRPEAPVSRAELVTFLWRYAGQAAPYRPHGFRDTVGGAFYEAPVRWAAFHEVTTGVGGSRDFAPDAAVTRGEAVTFLHRVALDPATWRNPRTVPPTVVF